Proteins from a single region of Weeksella virosa DSM 16922:
- the alaS gene encoding alanine--tRNA ligase, with amino-acid sequence MKSKDIRKEFLNFFQQRNHLIVDSAPIVLKDDPTLMFNNSGMAQFKEYFLGNATPKSNRIADTQKCLRVSGKHNDLDDVGKDTYHHTMFEMLGNWSFGDYFKKEAIAWAWELLTGTYGIGKDQIYVTVFEGDEKDGTQLDQEALDLWKEHIAEDRILLGNKKDNFWEMGDVGPCGPCSEIHVDIRPEEERLAVDGKSLVNQDHPQVIEIWNLVFMQYQRRADGSLEPLPAKHIDTGMGFERLAMVLQGKTSNYDTDVFRPLIKKLEKISGITYGDNEITDIAIRVVVDHLRAVSFAIADGQLPSNTGAGYVIRRILRRAISYGYRFLNLKEPFIYLLFPILKDEMGDFFPELIKQESIVTGVIREEESSFLRTIEHGLNRLNQIIDQYQDTKVVPGHVVFELYDTYGFPADLSRIVVEDHNFTIDEDGFEVEMSKQKARSKKATALETDDWVIVRENANEEFVGYDILSTEVQITRYRKVKNKKGEFYQLVLDKTPFYAESGGQIGDTGLLISANEQIEVLNTKKENNLIIHFVEQLPSNIEATFQAEVDSITRNETQKNHSATHLLHEALRTVLGTHVEQKGSYVGPDYLRFDFSHFGKMTTEEIAEVEKIVNDRIVASIPLDEKRNIPFDEAVSQGAMALFGEKYGDYVRLIKFGSSVELCGGTHVKNTSDIRLFKITSESSTAAGIRRIEAITSNAAIDVLKEAEKNYQSVLDTLKTKSDAKKAVQQLLDENAQLKKQVEKFVAQQAKAEKENWKQQVKNINGIQFLAIKTDLNTQSAKQNAIDLTNELDNAFVVVATKDAVKPSITISIAKNLVEEKQLNAGQIVREIAKNIQGSGGGQAFLATAGGKDVTGIDKALAQAETFVQ; translated from the coding sequence ATGAAATCCAAAGATATAAGAAAAGAATTTCTTAATTTTTTTCAACAACGCAATCATTTAATAGTAGATTCTGCACCAATTGTACTGAAAGACGATCCTACCTTAATGTTCAATAACTCTGGGATGGCACAATTTAAAGAATATTTTCTTGGGAATGCTACACCAAAGAGTAACCGAATTGCTGACACCCAAAAATGTTTACGAGTTTCTGGAAAACACAACGATTTAGATGATGTCGGTAAAGACACCTATCACCATACCATGTTCGAGATGTTAGGAAATTGGTCTTTTGGAGATTATTTTAAGAAAGAAGCAATTGCTTGGGCTTGGGAATTATTAACCGGAACGTACGGAATAGGCAAAGACCAAATCTATGTAACGGTTTTCGAAGGAGATGAAAAAGACGGCACTCAACTCGATCAAGAAGCGCTTGATTTATGGAAAGAACATATTGCAGAAGATAGAATTTTATTAGGAAATAAAAAAGATAATTTTTGGGAGATGGGCGATGTGGGGCCATGCGGACCTTGCTCAGAAATCCATGTAGATATCCGTCCAGAAGAAGAGCGTTTGGCTGTTGACGGAAAATCTTTGGTGAATCAAGACCATCCGCAAGTTATTGAGATTTGGAACTTGGTTTTCATGCAATATCAGCGACGAGCAGACGGAAGTCTAGAACCTCTACCTGCTAAACATATCGATACCGGTATGGGATTCGAGCGTTTGGCTATGGTTCTTCAGGGTAAAACATCTAATTACGACACGGATGTTTTCCGACCGTTGATAAAAAAATTAGAGAAAATTTCGGGCATCACTTATGGTGATAACGAAATTACCGACATTGCTATTCGGGTGGTTGTAGACCATTTGCGTGCAGTTTCTTTTGCCATAGCAGACGGGCAACTACCATCGAACACAGGAGCGGGCTATGTAATTCGTAGAATTTTGCGCCGAGCAATTTCTTATGGTTACCGTTTCCTAAACCTAAAAGAACCTTTTATTTACTTATTATTCCCTATCCTGAAAGATGAAATGGGAGATTTCTTCCCAGAACTTATCAAACAAGAAAGCATTGTGACGGGCGTAATCCGAGAGGAAGAATCTTCTTTCTTACGAACCATCGAACATGGATTGAATCGTTTGAATCAAATCATTGATCAATACCAGGACACAAAAGTTGTCCCAGGTCATGTTGTGTTTGAGTTGTATGATACATATGGTTTCCCTGCTGATTTATCACGTATCGTGGTAGAGGATCATAACTTTACCATTGATGAAGATGGATTTGAGGTAGAAATGAGCAAACAAAAAGCACGTTCTAAAAAAGCTACCGCTCTAGAAACAGACGATTGGGTTATTGTACGAGAAAATGCAAACGAAGAATTTGTTGGGTATGATATACTATCGACAGAAGTACAGATTACTCGTTACCGAAAAGTGAAAAACAAAAAAGGAGAGTTTTATCAGTTGGTTCTAGACAAAACGCCATTTTATGCAGAAAGCGGTGGACAAATAGGCGATACAGGTTTATTGATTTCGGCAAATGAACAGATAGAAGTACTCAATACCAAAAAAGAAAACAATCTTATCATTCATTTTGTTGAGCAATTACCAAGCAATATAGAGGCAACTTTCCAGGCAGAAGTTGATTCTATCACCCGCAATGAAACACAAAAAAACCACTCGGCAACTCATTTATTACACGAGGCATTACGCACTGTTTTGGGTACACATGTTGAGCAAAAAGGCTCGTATGTGGGGCCAGATTATTTACGTTTCGATTTTTCTCATTTCGGTAAGATGACTACAGAGGAAATAGCGGAAGTAGAAAAAATAGTAAACGATAGAATTGTTGCATCCATCCCGTTAGACGAAAAAAGAAATATTCCGTTCGATGAAGCAGTTTCTCAAGGTGCGATGGCTTTGTTTGGTGAGAAATATGGTGATTATGTTCGGTTGATAAAATTCGGATCTTCTGTAGAATTATGTGGAGGAACACATGTGAAAAATACTTCGGATATTCGACTTTTCAAGATTACCTCAGAGTCATCTACTGCGGCAGGAATTAGACGTATAGAAGCAATTACATCGAATGCAGCAATTGATGTGTTAAAAGAAGCTGAAAAAAATTACCAATCTGTTTTGGATACGTTGAAAACCAAAAGTGATGCGAAAAAAGCTGTACAACAATTGTTGGATGAAAATGCACAACTAAAAAAACAGGTAGAAAAGTTTGTGGCTCAACAAGCAAAAGCCGAAAAAGAAAATTGGAAACAACAAGTAAAAAACATCAATGGAATTCAATTTTTAGCTATAAAAACTGATTTGAATACGCAATCGGCCAAACAGAACGCAATTGATCTGACCAACGAGTTGGACAATGCATTTGTGGTGGTAGCAACAAAAGATGCTGTGAAACCATCGATTACGATTTCTATTGCTAAAAATTTAGTCGAAGAAAAACAATTGAATGCCGGACAAATTGTAAGGGAAATTGCCAAAAACATCCAAGGAAGTGGTGGCGGGCAAGCGTTTTTGGCCACAGCTGGCGGGAAAGATGTTACAGGAATTGATAAAGCTCTTGCACAAGCCGAAACTTTTGTTCAATAA
- a CDS encoding M23 family metallopeptidase, with protein sequence MENNTFKLEPTLKTSTIVHSILKKTNRNIILAVFFLLVAMLSGSFTAYLIVEKDSASTEETLLVKLKQNKKDLKLLQSEYNKLSAKMKEAGKILATIEEKDAKIYRNVYGLEEIPEEVRMAGFGGTDRYSDLLSLPNGEYVAETAKSMDVLVKRLEFQAKSLAEIKAASNGKEKEFASIPAIQPIANKHMSRVASGFGMRFHPILKIKKMHKGLDFAAPTGTPIYATADGRVEKTGSENGYGNMVKINHGNGYETLYGHMSKIKVKPGQRVKRGEIIGNVGNTGMSTGSHLHYEIHKNGEVINPLTYFYKDISPDEFVKLYEESQKMSVSLD encoded by the coding sequence ATGGAAAATAATACTTTTAAGTTAGAACCGACCTTAAAAACCTCTACTATCGTACATTCCATCCTAAAGAAAACCAATAGAAATATCATTTTGGCAGTCTTTTTTCTTCTAGTAGCAATGCTATCTGGAAGCTTTACGGCTTACTTGATAGTGGAAAAAGATTCGGCTTCGACAGAAGAAACTCTATTAGTAAAACTAAAGCAAAACAAAAAAGACCTAAAATTACTGCAATCAGAATACAACAAATTATCTGCCAAAATGAAAGAAGCAGGAAAAATTTTGGCAACAATTGAAGAAAAAGATGCAAAAATCTACCGAAATGTTTACGGATTAGAGGAAATCCCCGAAGAAGTTCGGATGGCAGGTTTCGGAGGAACAGATCGGTATTCGGACTTACTAAGTTTGCCAAATGGTGAATATGTTGCCGAAACAGCAAAAAGTATGGATGTTTTAGTGAAACGCTTAGAATTTCAGGCAAAATCTTTGGCAGAGATAAAAGCTGCATCAAACGGGAAAGAGAAAGAGTTTGCTTCTATACCTGCTATTCAACCCATTGCCAATAAACACATGTCGAGAGTTGCATCTGGTTTTGGAATGCGTTTTCATCCTATCCTTAAAATCAAGAAAATGCACAAAGGCCTAGATTTTGCCGCTCCAACAGGAACTCCGATTTATGCAACAGCCGATGGGCGTGTCGAAAAGACTGGGTCTGAAAATGGTTATGGAAATATGGTGAAAATTAATCATGGAAATGGGTATGAGACCTTGTACGGTCATATGAGTAAAATAAAAGTAAAGCCTGGTCAACGTGTGAAAAGAGGAGAGATTATCGGTAATGTTGGCAATACAGGTATGTCTACTGGCTCTCATCTGCATTACGAAATTCATAAAAACGGTGAAGTTATCAATCCGCTGACCTATTTTTATAAAGATATAAGTCCAGATGAGTTTGTGAAATTGTATGAAGAATCACAAAAAATGTCAGTATCTTTGGATTAA
- a CDS encoding MerR family transcriptional regulator — MFVDLPDKLYYSIGEVSRAFNVNPSLIRFWEKEFSIIQPKKNKKGNRFFTPKDIENLRVIYHLVKERGYTLEGAKIALEEQKGLVEEIEVITRLENVKAELLKIKESLDDMNDE, encoded by the coding sequence ATGTTCGTCGATTTACCAGATAAATTATATTATTCGATAGGTGAAGTGTCGCGTGCTTTCAACGTAAACCCTTCACTTATACGCTTTTGGGAGAAAGAGTTCTCGATTATTCAGCCCAAGAAAAATAAAAAAGGAAACCGATTCTTTACACCAAAAGATATCGAAAATCTTCGTGTTATCTATCATTTGGTAAAAGAAAGAGGTTATACTTTAGAAGGTGCCAAAATTGCACTCGAAGAACAAAAAGGATTGGTAGAAGAAATAGAGGTTATTACTCGACTAGAAAACGTCAAAGCCGAACTTCTAAAAATAAAAGAAAGTTTAGATGATATGAACGACGAATAA
- the dnaE gene encoding DNA polymerase III subunit alpha codes for MYLIFDTETTGLPKDWNAPITDSDNWPRCIQIAWQLHDELGNLVEHQDYLVKPDGFDIPYDSERIHGISTALATEQGVPLEEVLDKFQKALAKTKFIVGQNLGFDINIMAAEFYRKGVENKLDQLPVLDTCTETTAELLKLPGGRGGRYKLPTLTELHEFLFQVPFSEAHNATADVEATARCFFELIRTGVFTLQDLQKDENYFTRFRTANPTEIASIGLKHTNLKKASEAIAKRLAKEEPDVVLPAVTDEILEKFENAPFSHLHNHTQFSILQSTITIKDLVKATAKQNMPAVAITDHGNMMGAFHFVDAVYEHNQQVEEKNKELEAQGLGPTEKTIKPIVGVEFFVCENHLDKTKKDNGYQIVFLAKNKVGYHNLAKMASKGNIDGFYYVPRIDREVIRQHKEGLIVLSGNLQGEIPNKILNIGERQAEEALEWWKEEFGDDFYIELMRHGQEDEDRVNQTLIQFAMKHNVKLIATNNTYYIDKEDSNAHDILLCVRDAEKQSTPIGRGRGFRFGFPNQEYYFKSSEEMKNLFRDIPHAIINIQEIVDKVEEYKLRRDVLLPKFTIPEEFIHAEDEQDGGKRGENAYLRFLTYEGAKRRYETITSEIEERLDFELTTIERTGYPGYFLIVQDFIAAAREMGVSVGPGRGSAAGSAVAYCLGITNLDPIEYDLLFERFLNPDRVSMPDIDIDFDDEGRSLVMDYVINKYGANQVAQIITYGTMAAKSSIRDTARVLDLPLYEADKIAKLIPNMKLSKIFQLDEKVLRNELRPEDLENVLELKRLSDGNDLTAQTIQQAQILEGSVRNTGVHACGVIITPDDITNFVPVTTAKDSDLYLTQFDNSVAEFAGLLKMDFLGLKTLTLIKDTIKLVKLRHDIDIDPDQIPIDDNKTYELFQRGETIGIFQYESPGMQKHMRDLKPTVFADLIAMNALYRPGPMEYIPSFIRRKAGIEEITYDLDACEEYLSETYGITVYQEQVMLLSQKLADFSKGDADVLRKAMGKKQKAVLDKMKPKFIEQAAAKGHDPKILEKIWTDWEAFASYAFNKSHSTCYAWIAYQTAYLKAHYPAEYMAAVLSNNMNDIKQVTFFMEECKRMGIKVLNPDVNESISKFNVNENNAIRFGMEAVKGVGSAAVKAIIAEREKNGDFSSIFDFVKRVDLRVVNKKTIENLILAGAFDQFGFHRGRYFYQEDGTTNLEKIIKYGGNYQAQKNSAQTSLFGGLDGTVEDIVPQLPDCDKWSIVQELYKEKEVIGMFISSHPLDEYKDEIKLISNMTLGQLIGREGEVSGRELSMCGIMSNVMHRISKNGKEYGSFTFSDYSDSYDFMIFGEDYLKFKYFFNENIFLNIRVIFEKKVYKDRDGNITGEKMFTKITKMQLLSDILESSTSSLRINIDLEDLNDHLVERLLDMVVRYQGSKKLEFKIVDNQEKIRLEIPSDKYKVNICRELLDEIKLIQELKINLS; via the coding sequence ATGTATTTAATTTTTGATACAGAAACGACGGGTTTACCAAAAGATTGGAACGCTCCAATTACCGATTCTGACAACTGGCCAAGATGTATACAAATTGCCTGGCAGCTGCATGATGAACTCGGAAACCTAGTCGAGCATCAAGACTATTTAGTGAAACCAGACGGATTTGATATTCCGTACGATTCTGAAAGAATTCATGGTATTTCGACAGCTTTGGCTACTGAACAAGGAGTGCCTTTGGAGGAAGTTTTGGACAAATTTCAGAAAGCTTTAGCAAAAACTAAATTCATTGTTGGGCAGAATTTAGGGTTTGACATCAATATTATGGCTGCCGAATTCTACCGAAAAGGTGTAGAAAATAAGCTCGATCAACTTCCTGTTTTGGATACCTGTACCGAAACAACCGCAGAATTATTAAAACTACCTGGAGGACGAGGAGGGCGTTATAAGCTGCCAACCCTTACCGAATTGCATGAGTTTCTGTTCCAGGTTCCTTTTTCAGAGGCGCATAACGCAACTGCAGACGTAGAAGCAACAGCACGTTGTTTCTTCGAGCTCATCCGAACAGGGGTTTTTACATTACAAGATTTGCAAAAAGATGAAAATTATTTCACGCGTTTTCGCACAGCAAACCCTACCGAAATAGCCTCTATCGGTCTAAAGCATACGAATCTAAAAAAAGCTTCGGAAGCCATAGCTAAACGTTTGGCAAAAGAAGAGCCAGATGTGGTTTTGCCCGCAGTAACGGATGAGATTCTAGAAAAATTCGAGAATGCTCCCTTTTCTCATTTGCATAATCACACCCAGTTTTCTATCCTACAATCAACAATCACTATCAAAGACTTGGTAAAAGCTACTGCAAAACAAAACATGCCTGCTGTTGCCATCACGGATCACGGAAATATGATGGGAGCTTTTCATTTTGTAGATGCAGTATACGAACACAACCAGCAAGTAGAGGAAAAAAATAAAGAACTCGAAGCACAAGGTCTAGGACCCACAGAAAAGACTATAAAACCAATTGTTGGGGTAGAGTTTTTTGTGTGTGAAAATCATTTAGATAAAACCAAAAAAGATAATGGATATCAGATTGTTTTTTTAGCGAAAAATAAAGTAGGTTACCATAACTTAGCCAAAATGGCTTCGAAGGGGAATATCGACGGATTCTATTATGTGCCAAGGATAGACCGAGAAGTAATCAGACAACATAAGGAAGGGTTAATTGTACTTTCTGGAAACCTGCAGGGAGAAATCCCCAATAAAATTCTCAATATCGGAGAAAGACAAGCTGAAGAAGCATTAGAGTGGTGGAAAGAAGAGTTCGGAGACGATTTTTATATCGAACTAATGCGACATGGACAAGAAGATGAAGATCGGGTAAACCAGACACTCATTCAGTTTGCGATGAAACATAACGTGAAATTAATCGCAACCAATAATACATATTATATAGATAAAGAAGACTCTAATGCACATGATATTTTGTTGTGTGTGCGCGATGCCGAGAAACAATCTACGCCGATTGGGCGTGGTCGAGGCTTCCGTTTCGGGTTTCCGAATCAAGAATATTATTTCAAGTCGAGTGAAGAGATGAAAAATCTTTTCCGAGATATACCTCATGCCATCATAAACATCCAAGAAATTGTCGACAAAGTAGAAGAATATAAATTAAGAAGAGATGTATTACTACCTAAATTCACAATCCCAGAAGAATTTATCCATGCCGAAGATGAGCAAGATGGGGGAAAACGTGGAGAGAATGCATATCTTCGATTCTTAACATACGAAGGAGCAAAAAGACGATACGAAACCATAACGTCCGAAATTGAAGAGCGATTAGATTTCGAACTTACAACCATCGAGCGTACCGGTTATCCAGGGTATTTCCTTATTGTGCAGGATTTTATTGCGGCTGCAAGAGAAATGGGTGTTTCCGTTGGTCCAGGACGCGGTTCTGCAGCAGGTTCTGCTGTTGCTTATTGTTTAGGAATTACCAACTTAGACCCGATAGAATACGATTTGCTTTTCGAGCGTTTCCTTAATCCAGACCGAGTATCTATGCCCGATATTGATATTGATTTTGATGATGAAGGACGTAGTTTAGTGATGGATTATGTTATCAATAAATATGGAGCCAATCAAGTAGCACAAATTATTACATATGGTACAATGGCAGCCAAGTCATCTATTCGAGATACTGCACGTGTACTCGATTTGCCACTGTATGAGGCTGATAAAATCGCAAAACTGATTCCGAATATGAAACTGTCTAAGATTTTTCAATTAGACGAGAAAGTTCTTAGAAACGAATTACGCCCAGAAGATTTAGAGAATGTTTTAGAACTAAAACGTTTATCAGACGGAAATGATCTCACAGCGCAAACCATTCAGCAAGCTCAGATTTTAGAGGGGTCTGTAAGAAACACAGGTGTGCATGCCTGTGGAGTAATAATTACACCCGATGATATTACGAATTTTGTCCCAGTTACAACCGCTAAAGATTCTGATTTATATCTCACTCAGTTCGACAACTCGGTAGCAGAATTTGCAGGTTTACTGAAGATGGATTTTTTAGGGTTGAAAACACTGACTCTTATTAAAGACACGATAAAACTGGTGAAACTTCGACATGATATAGATATCGACCCAGATCAGATTCCGATTGATGACAATAAAACATACGAACTTTTCCAAAGAGGAGAAACCATTGGGATTTTCCAATACGAATCACCTGGAATGCAAAAACATATGCGAGATCTTAAGCCAACTGTTTTTGCCGATCTTATTGCCATGAATGCCTTGTACCGTCCCGGACCGATGGAATACATTCCGTCTTTTATTCGACGAAAAGCGGGTATAGAGGAAATTACCTACGACTTAGATGCTTGCGAAGAATATCTTAGTGAAACCTACGGTATCACAGTCTATCAAGAGCAAGTAATGTTGCTATCGCAAAAGTTAGCCGATTTCTCTAAAGGTGATGCCGACGTGTTGCGTAAAGCGATGGGGAAAAAGCAAAAAGCAGTTCTCGATAAGATGAAACCAAAGTTCATAGAACAAGCTGCTGCCAAAGGACACGACCCTAAGATACTAGAAAAAATATGGACAGACTGGGAAGCCTTTGCTTCCTACGCCTTCAATAAATCTCACTCGACTTGCTATGCGTGGATTGCCTACCAAACGGCTTATCTCAAAGCACATTACCCAGCAGAATATATGGCTGCGGTTTTATCAAACAACATGAACGATATAAAACAAGTTACGTTTTTTATGGAGGAGTGTAAGCGAATGGGGATAAAGGTATTAAACCCTGATGTGAATGAATCGATTTCTAAATTTAACGTAAACGAAAATAACGCAATACGTTTTGGGATGGAAGCTGTAAAAGGAGTAGGTTCTGCAGCCGTAAAAGCAATTATTGCCGAAAGAGAAAAAAACGGTGATTTTAGCTCTATTTTCGATTTTGTAAAACGTGTAGATCTTCGAGTTGTAAACAAAAAAACTATCGAAAATCTAATTCTTGCAGGCGCATTTGATCAGTTTGGTTTTCATCGTGGACGCTACTTTTACCAAGAAGATGGAACAACAAATCTCGAGAAGATTATCAAATACGGCGGCAATTATCAAGCCCAAAAAAATAGCGCTCAGACATCGTTGTTCGGTGGATTAGACGGTACTGTTGAAGATATTGTGCCACAATTACCCGATTGTGATAAATGGAGTATTGTGCAAGAATTATATAAAGAAAAAGAGGTAATCGGAATGTTTATCTCTTCACATCCGCTAGATGAATACAAAGACGAAATAAAATTAATTTCTAATATGACACTTGGCCAACTTATTGGGCGAGAAGGAGAGGTTTCGGGTAGAGAATTATCCATGTGCGGAATAATGAGTAATGTTATGCATCGAATAAGTAAAAATGGAAAAGAATACGGTAGCTTTACTTTTAGTGATTATTCCGATTCATACGATTTTATGATTTTTGGAGAGGACTATCTCAAGTTTAAATATTTTTTCAATGAGAATATATTCTTGAATATTCGTGTAATTTTCGAAAAGAAAGTGTACAAAGACCGCGACGGAAATATTACTGGAGAAAAAATGTTTACCAAGATTACGAAAATGCAGTTATTGAGTGATATCCTCGAGTCGAGTACCAGTAGTTTAAGAATCAATATAGATTTAGAAGATCTCAACGATCACTTGGTAGAGCGATTATTGGATATGGTGGTTCGCTACCAGGGAAGCAAAAAATTAGAATTCAAGATAGTTGATAATCAAGAAAAAATACGACTCGAAATACCGTCGGATAAATACAAAGTCAATATTTGTCGAGAGCTTTTAGATGAAATCAAGCTTATTCAAGAATTAAAAATAAATTTAAGCTAA
- the trxA gene encoding thioredoxin, whose protein sequence is MALDVTDASFDKEIINSGKPAMVDFWAVWCGPCRMVGPIVEEIAGEYSEKAVVAKVDVDNNQEVAAKYGIRNIPTILYFKNGEVVDKVVGVAPKEQLIEKLEALM, encoded by the coding sequence ATGGCATTAGATGTAACAGACGCAAGTTTCGATAAAGAAATCATCAATTCGGGCAAACCAGCAATGGTAGATTTTTGGGCTGTATGGTGCGGACCATGTCGTATGGTAGGGCCAATAGTTGAAGAAATTGCAGGAGAATACAGCGAGAAAGCAGTGGTTGCGAAAGTCGATGTAGATAACAATCAAGAGGTTGCTGCAAAATACGGAATCAGAAACATCCCAACAATTCTATACTTCAAAAACGGAGAAGTTGTAGATAAAGTAGTAGGTGTTGCTCCAAAAGAGCAATTAATAGAAAAATTAGAAGCTTTGATGTAA
- a CDS encoding NUDIX hydrolase: MQILYLASAIITNPQNDFLIVRKKKSSYFQMVGGKIEGDEQPIEALIRECKEEIQVDISTYPIELLGEHCTKAVNEQETLVKATIFHVAIPHHVAIQCAKEIAEFAWMSKTSYQNYQLAHLLCEFSLPWWKANEI, translated from the coding sequence ATGCAGATTTTGTATTTGGCTTCGGCAATTATTACCAACCCGCAGAATGATTTTCTAATCGTACGGAAGAAAAAATCCTCTTATTTTCAGATGGTAGGAGGCAAGATAGAAGGAGATGAACAGCCTATCGAAGCGCTAATTCGAGAATGCAAAGAAGAAATACAAGTAGATATTTCTACCTATCCTATAGAATTATTGGGCGAGCACTGTACAAAAGCTGTAAACGAACAAGAAACTTTGGTGAAAGCTACAATATTTCATGTAGCGATACCTCATCATGTTGCTATACAATGTGCCAAAGAAATAGCCGAATTTGCCTGGATGAGCAAAACATCTTACCAGAATTATCAATTAGCACATTTGCTTTGTGAATTCAGTTTACCGTGGTGGAAAGCTAACGAAATCTAA
- the bcp gene encoding thioredoxin-dependent thiol peroxidase, whose amino-acid sequence MKMLEKGDKAPEFSGVDQNGKLVSSIDYQGKKIVVFFYPKASTPGCTAEACNLRDNEAALAAKGYSIIGVSADSVERQKKFAEKYSLPFPLLADEDHTILNAFGVWGPKKFMGREYDGIHRTTFLINEEGIIDEVISKVKTKEHAKQILEN is encoded by the coding sequence ATGAAAATGTTAGAAAAAGGAGATAAAGCACCCGAATTCAGTGGAGTAGATCAAAACGGAAAGCTGGTGAGCTCGATCGACTATCAAGGTAAGAAAATAGTTGTGTTTTTCTACCCCAAAGCAAGTACACCAGGTTGTACAGCAGAAGCTTGTAATTTGCGAGACAACGAAGCTGCTTTGGCTGCCAAAGGGTACTCGATTATTGGGGTAAGTGCAGATTCGGTAGAAAGACAAAAGAAATTTGCAGAAAAATATTCTTTACCCTTTCCACTTTTGGCAGATGAAGATCATACCATTCTCAACGCTTTTGGAGTTTGGGGACCGAAAAAATTTATGGGGCGCGAATATGATGGAATTCATCGAACTACTTTTTTGATAAATGAAGAAGGAATAATCGATGAGGTAATCAGCAAGGTGAAAACCAAAGAACATGCAAAACAAATTTTAGAAAACTAA
- the recA gene encoding recombinase RecA, whose amino-acid sequence MSDSDNKKKALQLVLDKMDKAYGKGTVMRMGDSAIDDKIEVIPSGSLGLDIALGVGGYPRGRVIEIYGPESSGKTTLTLHAIAEAQKQGGIAAFIDAEHAFDRYYAEKLGVNIEELIVSQPDNGEQALEIADNLIRSGAIDIIVIDSVAALTPKAEIEGEMGDSRMGLQARLMSQALRKLTATINKTKCTAIFINQLREKIGVMFGNPETTTGGNALKFYASVRLDIRRSTQIKNGDEVIGNHTKVKVVKNKVAPPFRQAEFDIMYGEGISKVGEILDLAVEKGIVQKSGSWYSYNESKLGQGRDAVKEVLRDNPELSEEIEEKILEVIREE is encoded by the coding sequence ATGAGTGATTCAGATAATAAAAAGAAAGCATTACAACTTGTTCTCGATAAGATGGACAAGGCATACGGTAAAGGAACTGTAATGCGAATGGGCGACTCTGCCATAGACGATAAAATAGAAGTAATACCTTCGGGATCATTAGGCTTAGATATAGCCTTAGGAGTAGGAGGTTATCCTCGCGGCCGTGTAATAGAAATCTACGGACCAGAATCTTCTGGTAAAACTACTCTTACACTTCATGCTATTGCCGAAGCTCAAAAGCAGGGAGGTATTGCAGCATTTATTGATGCCGAACATGCTTTTGATCGCTATTATGCAGAAAAATTAGGAGTTAATATAGAAGAGCTAATTGTCTCTCAGCCCGATAATGGTGAGCAAGCTCTAGAGATTGCAGATAATCTTATCCGTTCGGGGGCAATCGATATAATTGTAATCGACTCGGTAGCTGCCTTGACTCCGAAAGCGGAAATCGAAGGAGAAATGGGAGATTCTCGTATGGGATTACAAGCTCGTTTGATGTCGCAGGCATTACGTAAATTGACTGCCACAATCAATAAAACAAAATGTACAGCAATCTTCATTAATCAGTTAAGAGAGAAAATTGGGGTGATGTTTGGTAATCCAGAGACAACCACCGGAGGAAATGCATTGAAGTTTTATGCTTCTGTTCGATTAGATATCCGTCGCTCTACACAAATAAAAAACGGAGACGAAGTTATTGGAAACCATACAAAAGTAAAAGTCGTAAAAAACAAAGTAGCTCCACCTTTCCGTCAGGCAGAATTCGATATTATGTATGGCGAAGGAATCTCGAAAGTTGGTGAAATACTCGATTTAGCAGTGGAAAAAGGCATTGTGCAAAAATCGGGTTCGTGGTACTCGTATAATGAAAGTAAACTAGGACAAGGGCGTGATGCTGTAAAAGAAGTTCTGAGAGATAATCCGGAGTTGTCAGAAGAAATCGAAGAGAAAATATTAGAAGTTATTCGTGAAGAATAA